GAAGCCCATCTCCCAGCACTTCAGGCCGATGTCGTAGGGGCGGATGGTCGGGTCGCCATCGCGGGCGGCGATGGTCAGGCCGGCGGCCAGGCCGTAGTTGCGGATGTCGGTGACGTGCTTGGCGCCCTTGAGGCTGTGCACCGCGTTCTCGAAGTACGGGGCCAGCTCCTTGGACTGCTGGATCGCGTGTTCCTTCTCCAGCAGGTCGAAGGTGGCCAGGCCGGCCGCGCAGGCCACCGGGTGGGCCGAGTAGGTGTAGCCGTGGGGGAATTCGATGGCGTGCTCGGGGCCGCCGGCCGACATGAAGGTGTCGTAGATCTCGCCCTTGACTACCACGCCACCCATGGGGATGGTGCCGTTGGTCACCTGCTTGGCGAAGTTGACCATGTCGGGCGTGACGCCGAAGGCCTCGGAGCCGGTCCAGGCGCCGGCACGGCCGAAGCCGGTGATGACCTCGTCGAAGATCATCAGGATGTTGTTCTGGGTGCAGATCTCGCGCAGGCGCTGCAGGTAGCCCACCGGCGGGATGACCACGCCGGCCGAGCCGGAGAAGGGCTCGACGATCAGCGCGGCGATGTTGGACGCATCGTGCAGGGCGATCACGTCCAGCAGCTCGTTGGCCAGCTCGGCGCCGTTCTCGGGCATGCCGCGGCTGAAGGCGTTGCGGGCCAGCTGGGTGTGCGGGATGTGGTCGCACTGCAGGCCTTCACCGAACATCTTGCGGTTGCCGCCGATGCCGCCCACGCTGATGCCGCCGAAGTTCACGCCGTGGTAGCCCTTGAGCCGGCCGATCAGGCGGGTCTTGCTGGCCAGGCCCTTCTGGCGCCAGTAGGCGCGGGCGATCTTCAGCGAGGTGTCGGCCGCCTCAGAGCCGGAGCAGGCGAAGAACACATGTTCCAGGCCGGCAGGCATGTGCGAGACGATGCGCTCGGCCAGCTGGAAGGAGCCCTTGGTGCCGAACTGGAAGCCCGGCGCGTAGTCCAGGGTGCTCACCTGGCGGCCCACCGCCTCGGCGATCTCGCTGCGGCCGTGGCCCAGGCCACAGGTCCACAGGCCCGACAGGCCGTCGAAGACCTGGCGGCCGCGGTCGTCGGTGAAGTACACGCCCTTGGCGCCCACCAGGATGCGCGGGTCCTTCTTGAAGGCGCGGTTGGCGGTGAAGGGCATCCAGTGGGCCTTCAGCTGGGCCTCGGTCAGGGGTTGCTCAGGCAGGGCGCTCATGTCCATGGTGGGGCTCCGTAAAACGCCCATTCTGAGCAGTGTGTTGGTTTGCATAAACTGCAATCTTTGACCAATCACGCGCAGAGGATTGAAACTGACATGGTGAAGAAGGCCTTGCTGGGGCAGGTGGGCGACACCGAGCTGCGCCTCTTGCGCATCTTCAAGTCGGTGGTGGAGTGCGGCGGGCTGGCCGCAGCCGAGCTGGAGCTCAACATCGGCCGCTCCACCGTCAGCCGCCATGTGAAGGACCTGGAGCAGCGCCTGGGCCTGGTGCTGTGCCGGCGCGGGCGCAGCGGCTTCGCGCTCACGCCCGATGGCCAGCGCGTCTACGACGCCGCGCTGCGCCTCCTATCGGCGCTGGACGGCTTCCGGGCCGATGTGCGCGATCTGCACGCCGACCTGAAGGGGCCGCTGGCGCTGGGCCTGTTCGACAAGATCGCCACCAACCCGGCCGCGCGTCTGCACCAGGCCCTGGCCGATTTCCGGGACCAGGCGCCGCAGGTCACGCTGGATGTGACGGTGGGCTCGCTCAATGCGCTGGAGACGGCGGTGATCGACGGCCGCCTGCACCTGGCGGTGGTGCCGGACCACCGGCGCTCCGACAGCCTGAACTACCTGCCGCTGTTCCCCGAGACCATGTGGCTGTACTGCGGCGCGGGCCACCCGCTGTTCGGCCGGCCGGCCGACGCGGTGGGCTGGGACGAGCTGCGCCGCCACGACTACGCCGGCCTGGCCTTCCATTCCCCGAACATGGAGGTCACGCACCGTTTCGGCTTGCGGCGCACCGCCACGGTGACCGACCAGGAGGCGCTGGCGCTGCTGATCCTGTCCGGCCGCTTCCTGGGCTTTCTGCCGGACCACTACGCGGCCGTCTTCCTGCGCGAAGGCCGGTTGCGGCGGGTGGGGCCCGCGGACGCCAGCTACCCGGTGCAGTTTGTCGCGGTGACGCGCGCTTCTCCCTCGGCGCCACGGGCGGCGCGGGCCTTTCTGGAGGCGCTGCGCCAGGCGCATCCGCAGCCGCTGGTCCCACCGGCCTGATCGCGCCTGACACGCGGCGGCCGGCTTGTCTGGCATGGATCTGGCTTGAGCTCGTTCAGAAAGTTGACCAAACGGTCAAGTTCCTGAGGCCCAACCCGAACCAGACGAGGAGTTCGCGTGTCCCCGACCCCCCATCCCGCGCAGGCCATCGCCGCCGCCGCCGAAGCCCCGCTCACCCGCGCCCAGGCGCTGCTGGAAGCCGAGCGCTGCCTCTACTGCCACGACGCGCCCTGCGAGCAGGCCTGTCCCACCCACATCCCGGTGCCGCAGTTCATCCGCCGCATCGGCGATGGCGACCTGCGCGGCGCGGCCCGGGCCATCCTGGCGGCCAACCCGCTGGGCGGCCTGTGCGCCCGCGTCTGCCCCACCGAGGAGCTGTGCGAGGCCGTCTGCGTGCGCAACACCCAGCAGGGCCAGCCCATCGCCATCGGCCGTCTGCAGCGCCACGCGGTGGATGCGGCGATGACGCTGCCGGCCAGCACCTTCTTCACCCGCGCACCGGCCACCGGCCGCAGCGTGGCGGTGGTGGGGGCGGGCCCGGC
This sequence is a window from Ideonella dechloratans. Protein-coding genes within it:
- a CDS encoding aspartate aminotransferase family protein, with product MSALPEQPLTEAQLKAHWMPFTANRAFKKDPRILVGAKGVYFTDDRGRQVFDGLSGLWTCGLGHGRSEIAEAVGRQVSTLDYAPGFQFGTKGSFQLAERIVSHMPAGLEHVFFACSGSEAADTSLKIARAYWRQKGLASKTRLIGRLKGYHGVNFGGISVGGIGGNRKMFGEGLQCDHIPHTQLARNAFSRGMPENGAELANELLDVIALHDASNIAALIVEPFSGSAGVVIPPVGYLQRLREICTQNNILMIFDEVITGFGRAGAWTGSEAFGVTPDMVNFAKQVTNGTIPMGGVVVKGEIYDTFMSAGGPEHAIEFPHGYTYSAHPVACAAGLATFDLLEKEHAIQQSKELAPYFENAVHSLKGAKHVTDIRNYGLAAGLTIAARDGDPTIRPYDIGLKCWEMGFYVRFGGDTIQLAPPFITTPAQVDALVNALGEALNATA
- a CDS encoding LysR family transcriptional regulator gives rise to the protein MVKKALLGQVGDTELRLLRIFKSVVECGGLAAAELELNIGRSTVSRHVKDLEQRLGLVLCRRGRSGFALTPDGQRVYDAALRLLSALDGFRADVRDLHADLKGPLALGLFDKIATNPAARLHQALADFRDQAPQVTLDVTVGSLNALETAVIDGRLHLAVVPDHRRSDSLNYLPLFPETMWLYCGAGHPLFGRPADAVGWDELRRHDYAGLAFHSPNMEVTHRFGLRRTATVTDQEALALLILSGRFLGFLPDHYAAVFLREGRLRRVGPADASYPVQFVAVTRASPSAPRAARAFLEALRQAHPQPLVPPA